A portion of the Bdellovibrio bacteriovorus genome contains these proteins:
- a CDS encoding formyltransferase family protein: MRTWVVTSAVTFVPDNYEDLILPLAHDPHIEGLLILDNRSPDIILKAVLLIVSLAGPRMGWQLLKNYFRSSSLRKKKYYEQAQKKVLIFKDINSTECLEALRTIQPDLILNARTRSFFRKDILALPRLGCINIHHGLLPDQRGLMCDLWAHLENTPAGFSIHVMTSKLDDGAILNTTEVPSDKKNYLASIQAAARLEAQAASQVLAKINHAGKIEGQSNLKTEKTVYRRNPGIKDFYKLRLRGVKI, from the coding sequence ATGAGAACTTGGGTCGTCACCTCCGCCGTGACATTTGTACCCGATAACTATGAGGATCTGATACTTCCCCTAGCCCACGATCCTCACATCGAAGGACTGCTGATTTTAGACAATCGCAGTCCTGATATCATTTTAAAGGCCGTACTTTTAATTGTCTCTTTGGCCGGCCCACGCATGGGTTGGCAGCTTTTAAAAAATTATTTTCGCAGTTCAAGCTTACGAAAAAAAAAATATTATGAACAGGCCCAGAAAAAGGTCCTTATTTTTAAAGACATCAATTCGACCGAATGCCTTGAAGCGCTTCGCACCATCCAACCTGATTTAATATTGAATGCGCGAACTCGGTCCTTTTTTCGTAAAGACATTTTGGCCCTCCCGCGTCTGGGATGCATTAATATCCACCATGGACTTTTACCCGATCAACGAGGTTTGATGTGCGATCTGTGGGCTCATCTTGAAAATACGCCCGCAGGATTCTCCATTCACGTCATGACCTCAAAATTAGATGACGGGGCCATTTTAAATACGACGGAAGTCCCATCTGACAAAAAAAATTATTTAGCGTCGATTCAAGCAGCCGCCCGACTTGAGGCGCAGGCCGCTTCACAAGTACTTGCAAAAATAAATCATGCTGGAAAAATAGAAGGACAAAGCAATCTTAAAACAGAAAAAACGGTTTATCGAAGAAACCCAGGTATTAAAGACTTCTATAAGCTTCGTTTAAGAGGTGTGAAAATATGA
- a CDS encoding serine/threonine-protein kinase, whose product MSQALEQFGKYILLERLAAGGMAEVYLSKSTGAVGVNKFVAIKRILPQYSDHQEFIEMFKEEAKIAVNLNHGNVVSIYDFGVERSQFYLVMEYVEGRNLRQILNELKKSNTQFTIEQIVYMIKEVAAGLDHAHRCIDGTTGKPLNIVHRDMSPQNVMVSFEGEVKIIDFGIAKAETQLEATKAGTLKGKYGYMSPEQADGQSIDTRTDIFSLGIVLWELLANDRLFTSNSEAAILRKIRECQIPSIRKINPSIPPELEQIVNKALAKDKSLRYQTASAFHRDLNRFLNTQYPEFSPHDFSVFMKNAFSSVFLDQRRKLVEYSKVQGSPAEDKTVVTQTDVRPPQPPRRAKVDPDAEDKLDIDTSTDIRVSLDPLKPPPRPQGGTQTNISVTQTRTSVGTMTRTPSSGTIRGPMPSSRSGLPVEEITGWVMKAVLLLALVVGGSWAYQNLFASKKPKMTASTDPGRATTSEPVAEEVPINTMETASNAPEYTMTIHSVPDKARVVLDNVDTKEYTPFRKTVKANTPVTVRLVREGYTDLVTTVTPVYEAYSFSGKLERLRMMASLSINIVNGGANPELVISGIPVDIKPSGATYTIQAGVPIKIQARNKTTGLSAEATVTVPENERRTLDLFLK is encoded by the coding sequence ATGTCTCAGGCCTTGGAACAATTTGGTAAATACATTCTTTTAGAGCGACTTGCCGCAGGCGGCATGGCGGAAGTGTATCTATCAAAATCCACGGGTGCCGTGGGCGTAAATAAATTTGTCGCCATCAAGCGCATCCTTCCCCAATATTCAGATCACCAAGAATTCATCGAGATGTTTAAAGAGGAAGCAAAGATCGCCGTGAATTTAAATCACGGGAACGTTGTCTCTATTTATGATTTCGGGGTTGAAAGAAGTCAGTTCTATCTGGTGATGGAATATGTAGAAGGCCGCAATCTTCGTCAAATTTTAAATGAACTAAAAAAATCAAATACGCAGTTCACGATTGAACAGATCGTTTACATGATCAAAGAGGTGGCGGCGGGCTTAGACCACGCTCACCGTTGTATCGATGGAACTACGGGTAAGCCTTTAAACATCGTTCACCGTGATATGTCCCCACAGAACGTCATGGTTAGCTTTGAGGGTGAAGTTAAGATTATCGATTTTGGTATCGCCAAAGCCGAAACTCAATTGGAAGCCACTAAAGCCGGAACCCTTAAAGGTAAATACGGTTACATGAGTCCGGAGCAAGCCGATGGTCAATCCATCGACACGCGCACAGACATATTCTCTTTAGGCATCGTCCTTTGGGAGCTTTTAGCAAATGACCGTCTTTTTACTTCTAACAGTGAAGCGGCTATTCTAAGAAAAATCCGTGAATGCCAAATACCTTCGATCCGCAAAATCAATCCTTCGATTCCACCGGAGCTTGAGCAGATCGTGAATAAAGCTTTGGCCAAAGATAAAAGCTTGCGCTATCAAACCGCATCCGCTTTTCATCGCGATCTGAATCGCTTTTTAAATACTCAATATCCCGAGTTTTCTCCTCACGATTTTAGCGTATTCATGAAGAATGCTTTTTCCAGCGTATTCTTAGATCAGCGTCGTAAGCTTGTTGAATACTCGAAGGTTCAAGGTTCACCGGCTGAAGATAAAACGGTCGTGACCCAAACCGACGTGCGCCCTCCACAGCCTCCGCGCCGTGCAAAGGTTGATCCCGATGCCGAAGATAAACTGGATATCGACACGTCGACCGACATCCGCGTTTCTTTAGATCCTTTAAAACCACCTCCTCGTCCCCAAGGCGGCACGCAGACAAATATCAGCGTCACGCAGACACGCACGAGCGTTGGAACGATGACTCGCACCCCCTCTTCTGGAACAATCCGTGGCCCCATGCCAAGTTCAAGATCAGGATTGCCGGTTGAAGAAATCACCGGCTGGGTGATGAAGGCTGTATTATTATTAGCTTTAGTCGTTGGCGGCAGCTGGGCTTATCAAAATCTTTTTGCGAGCAAAAAACCGAAAATGACGGCAAGCACAGATCCAGGTCGCGCGACGACGTCAGAGCCCGTCGCGGAAGAAGTTCCGATCAATACGATGGAAACCGCTTCCAATGCTCCGGAATACACTATGACTATTCATAGTGTCCCCGACAAAGCCCGTGTCGTTTTAGATAATGTCGACACTAAAGAGTACACGCCGTTTAGAAAAACGGTCAAAGCCAACACACCCGTAACAGTGCGCTTGGTTCGCGAGGGCTACACCGACCTAGTAACAACCGTCACTCCGGTTTACGAAGCGTATTCTTTCAGCGGAAAGCTTGAACGCTTACGTATGATGGCTTCCCTTTCAATTAACATTGTTAATGGTGGCGCAAATCCAGAACTTGTTATCTCTGGCATTCCAGTGGATATTAAGCCTTCAGGTGCTACTTACACCATTCAAGCCGGTGTTCCGATCAAAATCCAAGCTCGCAATAAAACTACGGGATTGTCGGCGGAAGCCACTGTCACCGTTCCAGAAAATGAACGAAGAACGTTGGATCTGTTTCTGAAATAG
- a CDS encoding UbiA family prenyltransferase: MGNWWILVKERFSPASYIPMIAVFTAVNGLYLSKQAEMEWNWTQFFLTFILLLSFFFRMRLFDEIKDYEVDLKINPTRPLARGILSVIQVKKALLLLIIFELILAAFVGGWNSFIVHGLAIGYSLLMYEEFFIGDFLRPHLTTYAVTHTFSSFLLAISAGVAMTGISITDFHADIYIFFLMNWAFFNLFEFARKTFAVSEERPGVLSYSNIFGRTGAWLLSTSQAAIGIILVSSAKIEPLVIAAFVLYLAASSLYLIQGNAKAAKIFRNSSAAYLLVHYIIVIYVLGAS, from the coding sequence TTGGGTAATTGGTGGATCCTCGTTAAAGAACGATTCAGTCCCGCATCCTATATTCCGATGATCGCCGTCTTTACGGCGGTCAACGGGTTGTATTTATCTAAGCAAGCTGAAATGGAATGGAATTGGACTCAGTTCTTTTTGACCTTTATTTTGCTGCTGTCCTTTTTCTTTCGCATGCGTTTGTTTGACGAGATCAAAGACTATGAGGTGGATTTAAAAATCAATCCCACCCGTCCCTTAGCTCGGGGAATTCTTTCGGTGATCCAAGTCAAAAAAGCATTGCTGCTTTTGATTATTTTCGAGTTGATACTTGCGGCCTTTGTCGGTGGGTGGAATAGCTTTATCGTTCACGGTTTAGCTATTGGTTACAGCCTGCTTATGTATGAAGAGTTTTTTATCGGCGATTTTTTACGCCCGCATTTAACGACCTATGCGGTGACGCATACATTTTCTAGTTTTTTGCTTGCGATCTCTGCCGGTGTCGCGATGACGGGTATTTCAATCACTGATTTTCATGCTGACATCTATATTTTCTTTTTAATGAACTGGGCTTTTTTCAATCTTTTTGAATTTGCCCGAAAGACTTTTGCCGTATCAGAAGAACGTCCTGGTGTTCTGAGTTATTCCAATATCTTTGGCCGCACGGGGGCTTGGTTATTATCGACGAGCCAGGCAGCAATCGGGATTATTTTAGTTTCTTCAGCAAAGATAGAGCCCTTGGTGATCGCCGCCTTCGTGCTATACCTTGCGGCCAGCTCCTTGTACCTTATCCAAGGCAACGCCAAAGCTGCCAAAATCTTTAGAAATAGTTCTGCGGCTTACTTGCTAGTTCATTATATAATTGTGATTTACGTGTTGGGAGCATCTTAA
- the coaE gene encoding dephospho-CoA kinase (Dephospho-CoA kinase (CoaE) performs the final step in coenzyme A biosynthesis.): MKWIGLTGGIASGKSTVSQRLRELDFQLVDADEIARGVVQKGSPGLKSVLEKFGHELLDPEGHLNRRKLAQYVFDDPFKKLELEAILHPLIRAEVKRQREVLASQGHSLAIYDMPLLVESQAQAQFDKVVVVTCTLEQQKQRLRSRNQWTDKEIEGRLQAQVPLKEKEKYADFIVRNDKDRAHLETEILRLTKWLKSL, encoded by the coding sequence ATGAAATGGATCGGCCTGACCGGAGGTATTGCAAGTGGTAAGAGCACCGTCAGTCAACGCCTTCGCGAGCTGGACTTTCAGCTGGTTGACGCCGATGAAATCGCGCGGGGAGTGGTACAAAAAGGCTCGCCTGGACTTAAGTCAGTCTTAGAAAAATTCGGTCATGAACTTCTCGACCCCGAAGGACATTTGAATCGCCGCAAACTGGCGCAGTACGTATTTGATGATCCTTTTAAAAAACTGGAACTTGAAGCGATCTTGCATCCGCTGATTAGGGCGGAAGTCAAAAGACAGCGCGAAGTTTTAGCGAGCCAAGGGCATAGCTTGGCCATTTATGACATGCCTTTGTTAGTGGAGTCTCAAGCCCAGGCTCAATTTGATAAAGTGGTGGTGGTGACCTGCACACTTGAACAACAAAAACAACGTCTGCGTTCTCGTAATCAATGGACAGATAAAGAGATCGAGGGTCGTTTGCAGGCCCAAGTGCCGTTGAAAGAAAAAGAAAAATACGCCGACTTTATTGTTCGGAATGATAAAGACCGCGCGCATTTGGAGACTGAAATTTTACGACTGACGAAGTGGTTAAAGTCGCTTTAA
- a CDS encoding phosphoenolpyruvate synthase has protein sequence MLVTPHSTLFFAKNEAGGKGYNLYLMSQAGLPIPEWVVFGKRYFHLFMQSAGVQASLNNILESLQAGKITAAQCEKEIHQLFESTPLPPQVEASLNEALNHLGPQNVFSVRSSAADEDSLSHSFAGQLSSFLYVQGAADILKYIRLCWASAFSERSLVYRLENKIDLKKISVSVVLQRMIDPDKSGVLFTCDPVAKKTDSFVASAVYGVGEGLVSGALDADSFWIDAKTGGLLRQEVVEKTEMMRRANSGHCELQKVAADLINVPALNSSELHGLYKLGQKLNEQYHRPQDIEWAIENGKIYLLQTRPVTNLDQDLIGYPNLWDNSNIIESYGGLTSPLSFSFALRNYKAVYVQFCEVLGVPNEIIKDMDSYLGNMLGSLNGRVYYNLFNWYKLVGVLPGFKQNREFMETMMGVSEALSDEIANRIKPHPSWDTPAGRIRKIITGFNFIKYHFTIQSVVDDFLKTFHRDYDRFRAMPLKRLRGDQLVQVYQDMERNMLGRWKAPIINDFLCMVHFGLLRKLTLKWLSQLDPTIQNDLLAGEGGLESAEPTKALLRLANKAAQYPELHRLIEDVDPKDGLEAINQSQYQEFYKSVLDYLDRFGFRCMSEMKLEEIDLLTDPSYLFVCLKNYLKAGQTEIHDDSHEKSLRKQAEEKVAGHLTGIKKKIYFWVLKHARKAVKNRENTRFARTRIYGIARTIFQTMGEDLASQQAIEHPRDIFWLTIEEVFGVYNGTLPSYNMKALVTLRKSEYANFTEETDPRIMTRGAVYWNNAFIKEVEAPAADANGEWDLKGLPCCPGILEGTVKVIMNPSDNLELNGEILVTARTDPGWVPLYPAISGLLVERGSLLSHSAIVAREMGIPAVVSIPGLTKTLKSGMKVRIDGKAGTIKIIG, from the coding sequence ATGTTAGTTACACCGCACTCCACCCTATTCTTTGCCAAAAATGAAGCCGGTGGTAAAGGCTATAACCTTTACCTGATGTCGCAGGCGGGCCTCCCTATCCCGGAGTGGGTGGTCTTTGGTAAAAGATATTTTCATCTGTTCATGCAAAGTGCAGGCGTGCAAGCAAGCCTGAATAATATTTTAGAAAGCTTACAAGCAGGAAAAATCACTGCCGCTCAATGCGAAAAAGAAATTCACCAGCTCTTTGAATCAACCCCACTGCCACCTCAAGTAGAAGCAAGCTTAAACGAAGCCTTAAATCATCTTGGGCCACAGAATGTATTTTCAGTGCGCTCCTCAGCGGCGGATGAGGACAGCTTGTCCCATTCTTTTGCCGGTCAGCTTTCAAGTTTCTTATATGTGCAAGGGGCCGCAGATATTTTAAAATACATCCGACTGTGCTGGGCCTCTGCTTTTTCAGAGCGCAGCTTGGTCTATCGTTTAGAAAATAAAATTGATCTAAAAAAGATTTCCGTTTCGGTGGTTTTACAAAGAATGATTGATCCGGATAAATCTGGCGTTCTTTTTACTTGCGACCCAGTCGCAAAAAAGACAGATAGCTTTGTCGCCTCTGCCGTTTACGGAGTGGGTGAAGGCTTAGTCTCGGGTGCTTTAGATGCAGACTCTTTCTGGATTGATGCAAAAACCGGCGGTCTTTTAAGACAAGAGGTTGTGGAAAAAACGGAAATGATGAGGCGAGCCAACTCAGGTCACTGCGAACTGCAAAAAGTCGCGGCAGATTTGATCAATGTCCCTGCGCTGAATAGCTCTGAGTTGCACGGCCTCTACAAGCTTGGTCAAAAGCTGAATGAACAATATCATCGTCCGCAAGATATCGAATGGGCCATTGAAAATGGTAAGATTTATCTTTTGCAAACTCGTCCGGTCACAAACCTTGATCAAGATCTGATCGGATACCCGAATCTTTGGGACAATTCGAATATCATTGAATCTTACGGTGGGTTGACGTCGCCTTTAAGTTTTAGCTTCGCCCTTAGAAATTATAAAGCCGTCTATGTGCAATTTTGTGAAGTCTTAGGTGTGCCTAATGAAATCATCAAAGACATGGATTCTTACTTAGGAAACATGCTGGGCAGTTTGAATGGTCGGGTTTATTACAACCTTTTTAATTGGTACAAGCTTGTCGGCGTTCTGCCGGGCTTTAAACAAAACCGAGAATTCATGGAAACCATGATGGGTGTTTCTGAAGCCTTAAGTGATGAAATCGCCAATCGTATTAAACCGCATCCGTCCTGGGACACGCCGGCGGGTCGCATTCGTAAAATCATCACTGGATTTAATTTTATTAAATACCATTTTACCATTCAGTCTGTGGTGGATGATTTCTTAAAAACTTTCCACCGCGACTATGATCGTTTCCGCGCCATGCCCTTAAAACGCTTACGCGGAGATCAGCTGGTGCAAGTTTACCAAGATATGGAAAGAAATATGTTGGGTCGGTGGAAAGCGCCCATCATTAATGACTTTCTATGCATGGTTCACTTTGGACTTTTACGTAAGCTGACTTTGAAATGGCTTTCGCAATTAGATCCAACAATACAAAATGATCTTTTAGCCGGTGAAGGCGGACTTGAAAGTGCGGAGCCTACAAAAGCGTTATTGCGTCTGGCCAACAAGGCTGCACAATATCCGGAACTGCATCGTTTGATTGAAGACGTCGATCCCAAAGATGGGTTGGAAGCCATCAATCAATCGCAATACCAAGAGTTTTACAAATCAGTCTTAGATTACCTAGATCGTTTCGGCTTCCGCTGTATGAGCGAAATGAAGCTTGAAGAGATAGATCTGTTAACGGACCCAAGCTATCTTTTTGTTTGCTTAAAGAATTATCTTAAAGCCGGACAAACTGAAATCCATGATGATTCCCACGAAAAATCTTTGCGCAAACAGGCCGAAGAAAAAGTGGCTGGTCATTTAACCGGAATAAAGAAAAAGATCTATTTCTGGGTCTTAAAACATGCTCGCAAAGCTGTTAAAAACCGCGAGAACACCCGCTTTGCGCGCACACGTATTTACGGTATTGCGCGTACAATCTTCCAAACCATGGGTGAAGATTTAGCTTCACAACAAGCCATCGAACATCCGCGCGATATCTTTTGGCTGACCATCGAAGAAGTTTTTGGTGTCTATAATGGCACCTTGCCTTCGTACAATATGAAAGCACTGGTGACTTTACGTAAATCTGAATACGCAAACTTCACCGAAGAAACTGACCCCCGCATTATGACTCGCGGAGCTGTCTACTGGAACAATGCTTTCATTAAAGAAGTCGAAGCCCCAGCAGCGGACGCCAATGGAGAATGGGATTTAAAAGGTCTGCCCTGCTGCCCAGGTATTTTAGAAGGTACGGTGAAGGTCATCATGAATCCAAGTGATAACTTAGAGCTGAATGGAGAGATTCTGGTAACGGCCAGAACCGATCCAGGATGGGTGCCCTTGTACCCCGCGATTTCAGGTTTGTTAGTTGAGCGCGGCAGTTTATTATCCCATTCAGCCATCGTGGCGCGTGAAATGGGAATTCCGGCTGTTGTCAGCATCCCGGGCCTGACTAAGACACTAAAGAGCGGAATGAAGGTCCGCATCGATGGTAAAGCCGGCACAATCAAGATTATCGGTTAA
- a CDS encoding AMP-dependent synthetase/ligase produces MSKSTTLGSSILSMPDRDPNHIAIKFKVRDEWKEKKWQDYYHDIETVAAGLLALGIKPGDRIAIMANTRYEWSVSDLAIFGIKAVTVAVYQNNTAEDVEYILNNSGARILISETRGPLKIFEAVRKECPLIEKLIVFDETCPNPEAITWNQLQKIGAEYLKAHPTQFRELCSSITPDDFATLLYTSGTTGRPKGVVMTHRQAYSEVSEAFPYAGANPKDTSLSFLPYAHILGRIEHWGHLYIGFTMAYAESIEKVRGNLADVRPTIMVAVPRIFEKIYAAILAQIQTQPLKQKLFSWALDIGRKVGEHKMSGQALPLDLLLQYEIARKLVLRKITDAFGGRLRFAISGGAPIPKEIAIFFHSAGILILEGYGLTETTAAITVNVPYNYRFGSVGRPIGDVQLKIADDGEILVKSDKVMKEYYKNPEATKEVFTDGWFHTGDIGEILPSGDLKITDRKKDLIKTAGGKYVAPQRLEGLLKLSPYVSHVHVHGDQKKYIVALITLDRPSVANLAKERGVPYEDWNNLVASSFVQDLIRKVVADTNSQLASFESIKKYLVLPHEFTVESGELTPSLKVKRKVLDQKFKAQIDELYQ; encoded by the coding sequence ATGTCGAAATCCACCACGCTTGGGTCCTCCATCTTAAGTATGCCGGACCGGGACCCGAATCATATTGCCATTAAATTCAAAGTCCGCGACGAATGGAAAGAAAAAAAATGGCAGGACTACTATCACGATATTGAAACCGTTGCCGCAGGTTTGCTGGCATTGGGCATTAAACCTGGCGACCGCATCGCCATTATGGCCAACACTCGTTATGAATGGTCCGTCAGCGATTTAGCTATTTTCGGGATCAAGGCCGTCACTGTAGCCGTCTATCAAAATAACACCGCAGAAGATGTGGAATACATTCTTAACAACAGCGGCGCGCGCATCTTGATATCTGAAACTCGCGGTCCTTTGAAAATATTTGAAGCCGTTCGTAAAGAATGCCCTTTGATTGAAAAATTGATTGTTTTTGATGAGACCTGCCCAAACCCCGAAGCCATCACTTGGAATCAATTGCAAAAAATTGGCGCGGAATATTTAAAAGCTCATCCCACTCAGTTCCGCGAGCTGTGTTCTTCTATCACCCCGGATGACTTTGCGACTTTGCTTTACACTTCAGGAACCACGGGCCGCCCTAAGGGTGTGGTGATGACTCATCGCCAAGCTTACAGTGAAGTTTCTGAGGCTTTTCCTTATGCGGGGGCGAACCCTAAAGATACTTCTTTAAGCTTTCTTCCCTATGCCCATATCCTGGGTCGCATTGAACATTGGGGACATTTATACATCGGCTTTACCATGGCCTATGCCGAAAGCATTGAAAAAGTGCGCGGCAATTTAGCGGACGTACGCCCGACGATCATGGTGGCCGTGCCACGAATTTTTGAAAAAATCTATGCTGCTATTTTAGCGCAGATCCAGACCCAACCTTTAAAACAAAAACTTTTTAGTTGGGCCTTAGACATCGGCCGCAAAGTGGGCGAACACAAAATGAGCGGCCAAGCTTTGCCTTTAGATTTACTTTTACAATATGAAATCGCGCGCAAACTGGTCTTAAGAAAAATCACAGACGCCTTCGGTGGCCGTTTGCGTTTTGCTATCAGTGGTGGCGCCCCGATCCCGAAGGAAATTGCCATCTTTTTTCACTCTGCCGGGATTCTGATTTTAGAAGGTTACGGACTGACAGAGACCACCGCGGCCATCACCGTGAATGTGCCTTATAACTATCGCTTTGGCAGCGTGGGCCGCCCTATCGGCGATGTGCAACTTAAAATCGCCGACGACGGCGAAATCCTTGTGAAAAGCGACAAGGTCATGAAGGAGTACTATAAAAATCCTGAAGCGACTAAGGAAGTTTTTACCGACGGATGGTTTCACACCGGAGATATTGGTGAAATCTTACCAAGTGGAGATTTAAAGATCACTGATCGTAAAAAAGATCTGATTAAGACTGCCGGCGGGAAATACGTAGCTCCGCAGCGTTTAGAGGGTTTGCTAAAACTTTCGCCTTACGTATCGCATGTCCACGTTCACGGAGATCAAAAAAAGTACATCGTGGCCTTGATCACCTTAGATCGTCCTTCGGTGGCGAATTTGGCGAAAGAGCGTGGCGTGCCTTATGAGGACTGGAATAATCTAGTCGCCTCAAGCTTTGTGCAAGATCTTATTCGCAAAGTCGTGGCCGACACCAATTCCCAGTTGGCAAGTTTTGAAAGCATTAAAAAATATCTGGTCTTGCCCCACGAATTTACCGTTGAAAGTGGAGAGTTAACTCCGTCTTTAAAGGTCAAACGCAAAGTCTTGGATCAAAAATTCAAGGCGCAAATTGACGAGCTTTATCAATGA
- a CDS encoding alpha/beta fold hydrolase, translated as MKTILALHGNPGHPEDWNLLKKILPAGYELVTVDPHDDTWTSLLTKTSDKKILLGHSWGCYRVLKALKPFASSIEKAILVAPYVKPEKKISGLAQALLHLPVIGDALLKANHAKAKDSFFADLIHPLKSQDDSYLEIVNGRLQEWHLWKKTAFQKMAMQANPWSPADVSAVPVTVIYGAKDKVSDRKAQGDVFKAYPNKTEVEIHDAGHGLIWSHAREIVKALQEESKTMNPKIGYFPGSDERNNVISYMEKHLREFPDRIALTWARRDSLQAWDGNPMTPIAHDKITYKNFAERINSFARGLLDIGIQKGDRVIIFLPMALDMYTAMFAVQRIGAIAVFLDSWARSHHLGASAECVGPKAMISFKMAFDLVDQVPEFKSMPVRILYGPGDKFTHKFEDLLKKDPSPVAAVESEFTALITFTTGSTGKPKGANRTHRFLSAQHQALSHVIPYTEQDKDMPAFPIFSLNNLASGVTTVLPALDLSAPSDKDPALLACQIINENINCTTLSPSMLVGLSRFCKEKGLQLSKLRRVVTGGAPISKDDVKAFYEIAPQSDLWILYGSTEAEPMAHIEGRDMLKESKVTDPEIIEEGVNVGHISDDIDFKFIRIKDGPISLSQTDWDKIEVANGDVGEFICTGDHVCREYYNNPEAFKTTKIMGHDNRVWHRTGDLAYIDSDKNLWIVGRVNNAIERAGKYYFPVRAEVLLKRMDFTYRCAFLGMDDAKLGQATHAVVELKSDIDPKSFDFVSAKKEIQRVFEKNKIPVDHIQFIEKVPMDPRHHSKVEYKVLRDQLKQPGVVIG; from the coding sequence ATGAAAACCATCTTGGCTCTTCATGGCAACCCCGGACATCCTGAAGATTGGAATCTGCTTAAAAAAATACTTCCTGCAGGTTATGAACTTGTAACGGTGGATCCCCACGACGACACTTGGACAAGTTTGCTGACAAAAACCTCTGATAAAAAAATTCTTCTGGGTCATTCTTGGGGCTGTTACCGCGTTTTAAAGGCTTTAAAGCCTTTTGCCTCTTCCATTGAAAAAGCAATCTTGGTGGCCCCTTATGTTAAACCTGAAAAAAAGATTTCGGGTTTGGCGCAAGCACTTTTGCATCTGCCGGTCATAGGTGACGCTTTGCTAAAAGCCAACCACGCTAAAGCCAAAGATTCTTTTTTCGCGGATCTTATTCATCCTTTAAAGTCTCAAGATGATAGTTATCTAGAGATTGTCAACGGCCGTTTGCAAGAATGGCATTTGTGGAAAAAAACGGCTTTTCAAAAAATGGCCATGCAAGCAAATCCATGGAGCCCCGCGGATGTATCCGCTGTTCCGGTCACCGTGATTTATGGGGCGAAAGATAAAGTCTCTGACCGTAAGGCCCAGGGTGATGTTTTTAAAGCTTATCCAAATAAAACGGAAGTTGAAATTCACGATGCGGGTCATGGCCTGATTTGGTCGCATGCTCGCGAAATCGTCAAAGCCTTGCAAGAGGAGTCTAAGACCATGAATCCTAAAATCGGTTACTTCCCGGGATCTGACGAAAGAAATAACGTCATTAGTTATATGGAAAAACACTTGCGTGAATTCCCTGATCGCATTGCTTTGACGTGGGCGCGTCGTGATTCTTTGCAAGCTTGGGATGGAAATCCCATGACTCCGATTGCGCATGATAAAATCACTTACAAAAATTTTGCCGAAAGAATTAATTCTTTTGCACGTGGACTTTTAGATATCGGTATTCAGAAAGGCGATCGCGTGATCATCTTTTTGCCGATGGCCCTAGATATGTACACGGCGATGTTTGCCGTTCAGCGTATTGGGGCTATTGCCGTGTTCCTAGATTCCTGGGCGCGCAGCCATCACTTAGGGGCTTCGGCCGAATGCGTGGGCCCTAAGGCCATGATCAGTTTTAAAATGGCTTTTGATTTGGTCGATCAAGTTCCTGAATTTAAATCTATGCCGGTCCGTATTCTTTACGGACCAGGGGATAAGTTCACTCATAAATTTGAAGATCTGCTAAAAAAAGATCCTTCCCCCGTGGCGGCCGTGGAAAGTGAATTCACCGCTCTTATCACTTTTACGACGGGCTCAACCGGTAAGCCCAAGGGAGCCAACCGTACTCACCGCTTCTTATCTGCGCAACATCAAGCCCTTTCGCATGTCATTCCCTACACGGAACAAGATAAGGATATGCCGGCGTTCCCGATCTTTAGTTTAAATAACTTAGCGTCGGGTGTAACCACCGTGCTACCGGCTTTAGATTTATCAGCCCCTTCGGACAAAGACCCCGCGTTGCTGGCTTGCCAAATTATCAATGAAAATATCAACTGCACGACATTATCACCCAGCATGCTGGTCGGGCTTTCGCGTTTCTGTAAAGAAAAGGGCCTTCAGCTTTCAAAACTGCGTCGCGTGGTGACCGGTGGCGCCCCCATTTCTAAAGATGACGTTAAAGCGTTTTACGAGATCGCCCCGCAAAGTGATCTGTGGATTCTTTATGGCTCAACCGAAGCCGAACCCATGGCCCACATTGAAGGCCGGGACATGCTTAAAGAAAGCAAAGTCACTGATCCAGAAATCATCGAGGAAGGTGTGAACGTGGGTCATATCAGTGATGATATCGACTTTAAATTCATCCGCATCAAGGATGGTCCGATTTCGTTATCCCAAACAGATTGGGATAAGATCGAGGTTGCCAATGGTGACGTGGGCGAGTTTATTTGCACGGGCGACCACGTTTGTCGCGAATACTATAATAACCCCGAAGCCTTCAAGACGACGAAAATCATGGGCCATGACAACCGAGTGTGGCATCGTACCGGCGACCTTGCCTATATTGATTCTGATAAAAATCTATGGATCGTGGGCCGCGTGAACAATGCCATTGAGCGCGCCGGGAAATATTACTTCCCCGTTCGCGCCGAAGTCTTATTGAAACGCATGGACTTTACTTATCGCTGTGCTTTTTTAGGTATGGATGACGCAAAACTAGGCCAAGCAACTCACGCCGTGGTGGAATTAAAATCAGATATTGATCCAAAATCTTTTGATTTCGTATCCGCCAAAAAAGAAATCCAACGCGTGTTTGAAAAGAATAAGATCCCCGTGGATCATATTCAATTCATAGAAAAAGTTCCTATGGACCCCCGTCATCACTCGAAAGTTGAATATAAAGTCCTGCGTGATCAATTAAAACAACCAGGAGTCGTTATTGGGTAA